The segment AGAAAGGTTACTATCTAAATCATATCCAATAATGGCATTAGTAAGGATACAGTCAACAATTTCGGTGTCAGACCAATTAGGGAATTTCTTTTTATAAATCCTAAATAAACATTCAAACGAATAATTTAGAAAATTTCCTCCTCCCGATGCAGGATCAATTATCACAATACTATCAATATTCGTATGGTTAAAATCAGACAAGCATTCATTTACCAAATACTTAACCATATAGTTATCAGTAAAAAACTGGGTAGTATATAATAAATCTGAATTTTGAATTTTGACATTGTCTTTCCCAATCTTACTGAAGGCAGCTTTCTCTAAATCTTTTTTCAAAAATTGGTACGCCCAGGAAATAATGTTATCAAAATCATCGTCTTCATCATCAAACACAAATTTTAATTTTTCTATAATAGTGCGGAATAATTCAGGATTTATATGGGATTCCGTTACATGTAATGCAACAACTAAGTCAGGAAAACGTTTCTTTATAATTTCAAGTTCTGGGCTAAATGCAGTGTAATATTCCGAAAATGTTCTAAACTCTTCTAAAGATGTAGTCCGTCTTTTTTTTAATATAAAACTAGCTAATAAAATAGAGAAAAAAAGGCTCAGGTTTTGCACTGATATCTTCTTTTCAGTTGGGCTAAATTCATTAATGAAATAAGTAAGAAGACTTTTGAGTTTCTGTTTCACAAGTATTTTTTATATTATTTTAATGCCACTACACTTTTCTAAATTAAAGAAACATTTAGCAAATTATTCAGCAAATTTAGGTTTATTATAAACAAATTCTAGGCACTTGGAATTCTTTATTTCTCTCTCTAATAGTGTCTGTCTGAAAGGATTTTATAACAAGCTGACAGTAAGCAATGTTGAAAAGTAAGTAGATTAATTTTATAAAATTGATGATGGAACTGCTATAGGGCACAAAGAACTTCACAAGAATTATCGAATGAATTATTCAATTCCTGAATCCTAGGCTATCTTATGTAAATAAAAGTATAGTTTAGTTATTTTAAACAAATCTGCATAATATAAATATCTTACATATCTTTGATTGTGTATGAGGAAAAGTCTTTATCAAAAATTATAAATCCCAAAAAACATGATTATACATTCCAACGTTAAGGAGAGCATTAAAAAGGAGTTGGTCAACGCAAAATCTATATGGGTAGCTTCCGCAATGATTAGTTATAAAGGTTGGTTATTTCTGCAGCAAAATCTACCAAAAGAGGCAAGCCAAAATTATTTAATAGGGATTGATCTTGCTACTGACCCAAAAGTATTTGAAGCTATTTATACTGATACCAATCTAAATGCCCGGGTTTATGAAACAAAATATACTTTTCATCCAAAAGTGTATTTAATTCAAAAAACAGATAATTCTTTTACCGCCTTTATTGGGTCATCCAATACGACAAATTGGGGTTTGGAAAAAAATGTTGAAATGAATTTTCAAATTAATGATGTAGCAGAATGTCAGAAATTGTTAGTATGGTTCAAAAACCTATATTTAAAAGGTCACATGATCGATCAAAAATTTATCAACGAATATAAAATCAAATTTAAAAAGGCAGCGGGTAAGGCTAAGGAAATTGAAAGAGAGATTAACAATATAAAAGCAGGTTTTTTTAATGACGGAGAAATGTTTTTTTCAAAAAATCAGCATGAAATATTTAATGGTAGATACCACCGTGTTAATACTCCTGACATTAAAAAAATCAGGCGGGAAGTCAGGGAAAAATTCCTCAAATTACATCAACTGATCTACCCTCAGTTTAAAGCTTACGGATTATCAGACTTGTATAGTCATCATCAATCCAGAGAAATAGTCAGTAGGCATTTCTTTAATCCCTGGAGCGGGAACTATATTAATGCAATGTGGTTGCATTACGGAAAATCATTAAATCACTTAAAAACATATACAACAAAAGATAAGTCAATAAATAAGCCGGATTCCTTTATCAATAACATTCGGATGCAGGTAATAATCCATGAAGATGATATAGGGATATGGTTAGTTTTGGGTAGAAACAATGGCAGCAGGAAAGACAGGGAACATTTCAGGCAGCAAATGCAAAACAAAGTTTTTCAGCAAAAATTTTTCGACGCTTTAAAAAAACTAGGGAACGAATATTGGATTAATGTACCTGATGCTCCTGCTATACAAAATTTCAAGACTCCTGCTGACTTGGTTAAAGAGACTAATAAAGAAACACTGGAACAATACTTCATCATTGGCTGTAACATTCATTTGCAGGACAAAAGACTTTCTACAGAGAATATTTCGTCTACTGTACTTAAGGAATTTAGTAAACTGTATCTTTTGTATGAGATGATGAGGCATGTATAAGACTAAGCATACTCGCAAATAAAGATAAAATGGAAACATCAAAAAGACACCATTACATCCCACAATTTTTGATAAAGAATTTCAGCGATGACGACAACAAATTATGGGTTTATAACAAAGAAGAAAAAAGGATCTTAAAAAGTAAACAAAGCCCAAAAGCAATATTTTTCGATTGGGAAAGGAATCTGTTTGATATCAATGGAACACCCGGAGATAACATAGAGAAAATGTATAGGGATGTTGATGATTTATTAGCCAAGACATTAGAAAAAATCCTATCAACATTAACAATGACAGGAAGAGAACAGACACTGATGCTTTTTTTAGTTTCATTAATGAAATGGAGAATACCTAAAGTAGATGATAATTTTTATGACTTGGTAAAAGGAGTTCCTATTGAAAATTTAGGTTTTGCCTTTCGCCATATAGATCCTGCCACAAAAATTAGCACTGATGAAATAAATAGAATCAACGATCTCGAAATCATAAAAGAAACAAAGCGTCTGCTTTTACCCATACAACCTCTAATTAATGAAGAAACAGTTTCTGAAATCCATAAAAATTGTTTTTTAGTTTCACACGACGGATATCCTGCATTACTGGGAGATTGTCCCATTATTGAATCCCAAAACTCTGATTTTAAAATGCTCGAGGATTTTATATTCCCACTGAGTTCAAAAGAAACCTTTATTTGCAAAAGAGGAGCCGAAAAATCTATATTAAGTCCTCTTTTTTATATTCAAAAAGACTTAACAATTTTTCATTTATCAAAAAAATATGTGGCGTGCAAAAGTCGGGAACACTTAGAGAATATCGTTAATATATATACTAAGCTAGAGATCGAAAATAAAACGCATTTATTGACAAAATATGTTTTTGAATTTATTAAATAATAGTTTCTACACATTCTATTAATGATGCTCTAAGTGAAGCTGTAAAAATAATAGCATCTAATCCTGAAGGTGTGTCTATGAATCATATAATGAGAGGAACAGAAAAATCAAGTGCAACAGTAAAAAGTCATTTACAAATACTAAGACGACTTTATTTTATTAAATTCAATGCTGCCAAAACAGGCAAATATATTGTAATACAACAAAAGAATAAATTAAATAAAAGAAAGTAAATTCAACTAGTAACTTGAAAAATACACTTTTATTTTTAACCAATTAAGATATATAAATATTTAAAAGAGCTATTTAAAAAATATTGGTTGGAAAAATAGGAAAAGAATAGTCCGTTATTTAAACCATAAAAGGCTAATCACATAACTGTAATTATCTGAATAAAAACATTGTTCATACATTGTTCTATTAGCACGATTATCATTGTCAAATGGATAAAACCAATCATCAGATGAAAGTTCTTGAATAGCAGTGTGCTTACTATCGACTGTTGTGAAAAATTCACTGGCTACAGTAGTTCTTGGTAAAGCACCTCCCACTTTAAATTTAAATGGCCATTGCGGAAAATCATCACTTCGTAAAAACCATTTTGCAATATTATCTTGCGAGATAACTGCAAAAATTTCATGAGTCCCAATCTTACTGAATCTAATCAATGTAGCAATGATACTAGTTTGAAATGCTTCCGACAATTTAAAAATGGTATCAAATGAAAAGTTTTTACCTCCTGAAACATTTCTGAATTTCTCCCTTGGCATTAATAAAACACTGGCAAAATAATCTGCTTCTAGTTCCATTAAATTTTTCTGATTGATATTATGAAAGGAGGCATGAGGTTCAAGTAAACCATATTTTAATCCTAGCCTATGCTGCTCAATGAAAAAATGCCCTAATTCATGTGCAAAAGTGTAGCGACCCCGTTTGGAGAATTGATTATTCCCATTATCGATATTTATATGTATATGGAAATTTAAATCTTCAGTGTCGTAAAGTAACATTCCATCAAAAGCATCTTCATAATGGTCGAAATAATGTGAAACATCCTCGTCCTTTGCGATTTCTTCCAAAAGAGTAAGATTTCCATTTGAAAAGTCACTCGCTATAAATTCTGCAAGTTTTTCTATTTCATTAATCCGATGATTTGGTATCACCATTTTTTTTGGAATTGTTTTGATTATTCTTTATTTTATTCAAAATATGTTCTGGCAACTTACTCCCATTACGAGCAACCATTCTATATTCCGTAAGCTCTTCAGGTTTTACAGATTCGGGAATCTGAATACTTTTTGGGCTTTCCTCTCCTCTAATGATTTTTGCTGGGTCAATTTCTAATCCGGTTAAACCATAGTCAATATGTCCAAAAAGCGTCTCGAACCTAGACAACTCAACTTCATTTCTTGGAAAAAGAAATCCGGTTGACGCTAACCATTCGGTAACATTTTCTGGTGTTATATGTTTTTTACTTTGAGCCATATAATTTCAAATAAGTGTCCACAATATCAAATGAATCTTTTTTATAGCTTCTAATAGTTGCCTGAGATAAATCAAGTTCGCTTCTTAAACTTTCAAGTAATTTCCTCGGAAGCTTATAACCGTCTTTTTCATGCATCTTGTACGTTAAATAAATTATTTTATGTTTAGGCGATAATCTGTCAAGTGCATTTTGTATAATCTCTTGAATTCTTTTTAATTCTCTTAGTTTTGAAGGCTGCATATTAGATTGCTCCATATCTGGAAAATCTTTTATAATTTCTTCATCACCTATATAAGGGCTTAAATCATTTCCAAGTATTTCATTTTTAAAACCTGGCAGAAGATTCTGCGCAATTCTAAAAAGAAAAAAAAGAACACAGGTGTCAATTTCTTTATTACACTTATCCTTATTAAAACTTCCTGCGTATTTTCTAAATCTATCGAATACCTTTTCTCCAAGTTGAACAGTATAATCTTGATCTAAATTCCACTGTTTACAAATAGGAATTAATTTTTTTAACAGTTGAAGCTGAAACCTAAAACAAAATACCATAAAAGCGTCATCAGCCGTGCTTGAATAAGCTGGATCGCTTGACCATTGAATATATTCAATGAGATTTTCGGTAGATTCATTTTGTAATTTCTGCCACGCCATGTATTGCTTCTGTATAATACTACCTAAAACCGTGGTAACGATTTTAGTAGTAATAGTAGAACACAAAGTTATAAATTAAAATGAGCCTAACTATGATAATTATCAATAAATTACTTACAGATAAAATAAATGCTCCTTAAAATAAAGATGTTATGTCAGTATGGCAGATTACAATATAAGGAATAATATTTGAATAAACTTTTAACATAAAATTAATAAGATGAAATATACAAACGACGATTTAGGGTTCTTTGTTGATAAAATTAAGCTAAAACCTGAGGATATGCCAAAATATAGGACTCAGATAAATAATCTTAAAGAAAAATTGGAGAACAGAATTAAAAATGATGACAGTCACGGATTAAAAGTGACTAAATATATTTTAGCGGGCTCTTGGAAAAAACATACGATTTTAAAACCAACCGGAGATTATCCAATAGATATTGATTTGGTTTTATTTGTTGGCGGTGATGATAACATTCAAAATGATTTAAACAAACTTTTCGAATACATCATTACTTATCTGGAAGAAATCTATCCCCAAAAAGATATAAGAAAAGTAGTTGATGCGAAGGGAAACACTAAATCTATTACAATTATTTTTAGCGGTTCTGGCTTAGAGGTGGATATTGTTCCTGTGGTTCCAATTTCTTCACCTGCTGAATATGTTTGGCAACCTTCTAGAAGAGGAGGTTCAAAATACATAACAAGTATTTCAAAACAGTTAGATTTCTCTGTAAACAACAGAAAAAACAATCCTTCTTACACTAGTATTGTTAGGGCTCTAAAATGGTGGAGGAATGAAAAGGAACTAAAACCAACAGATGATGAGCCAGGATTATCTTCTTATGTTGTCGAATTGATAGTTGCCTACCTGGATATAAATCATGGAGTAGAAAGCAATATCGAAGAAGCAATAATTAGATTCTTTCAATTTCTGAGTGGCCGCAGTTTTCCGGTAATTTCTTTTAAGAATGCAATTAATACCGTTCCGGCATATTACACATCAAGTATTTATGTTGGAGATGATACCAATAACGAAAATAATGTCTCAAAAAGGATGACTGATGCTAAGTGGAAAGAAATTGTTGATGAAGCTTCCGATGCGTTTGATTCTTTGAATATTGCACAGTCCAAACGAAATGAAGGAGATACCTTGACTGAATGGAAACATGTTTTCGGTTCAAGTTTTAATATTAAGTAAAAAAGGAAAATATGTACGGAACAAATACAATAACAGGAACTTATACCGTAATCGATATAAGAAAAACGTTTGAAGGCTGTGAGGCTGACATCAGAACGATTGCTAGAAGAACAGATAAATGGTCGATGGCATACGTGGATAACTTATTCCATGATATTATTGAACTTGCTGAAAACGGTTATTTAGAGACGGTTACAATAACCTTGAATAATACGACTACCGGAACAGCAATAAGAGCTGCAAAATTTACTGTAAACTCAAATGGCACCGCTACATCAAGCGAAAGAGCTGGAAGTAATAATGATTGGGAAAATTTAAGTAATACAAATTTATCAGTCATTTTATCGTACACTTCAAAGTGGCATAATTTATCGGCTATTGAGCAAAATAGTTTTCAGAAAACCCACTCTTTTAAAATTGGGTGGGTTTCATCCAATGTAAATACAAACTTCCCGCATTTAAATAGTAATAAC is part of the Flavobacterium sangjuense genome and harbors:
- a CDS encoding ImmA/IrrE family metallo-endopeptidase, which gives rise to MVIPNHRINEIEKLAEFIASDFSNGNLTLLEEIAKDEDVSHYFDHYEDAFDGMLLYDTEDLNFHIHINIDNGNNQFSKRGRYTFAHELGHFFIEQHRLGLKYGLLEPHASFHNINQKNLMELEADYFASVLLMPREKFRNVSGGKNFSFDTIFKLSEAFQTSIIATLIRFSKIGTHEIFAVISQDNIAKWFLRSDDFPQWPFKFKVGGALPRTTVASEFFTTVDSKHTAIQELSSDDWFYPFDNDNRANRTMYEQCFYSDNYSYVISLLWFK
- a CDS encoding CBASS oligonucleotide cyclase: MKYTNDDLGFFVDKIKLKPEDMPKYRTQINNLKEKLENRIKNDDSHGLKVTKYILAGSWKKHTILKPTGDYPIDIDLVLFVGGDDNIQNDLNKLFEYIITYLEEIYPQKDIRKVVDAKGNTKSITIIFSGSGLEVDIVPVVPISSPAEYVWQPSRRGGSKYITSISKQLDFSVNNRKNNPSYTSIVRALKWWRNEKELKPTDDEPGLSSYVVELIVAYLDINHGVESNIEEAIIRFFQFLSGRSFPVISFKNAINTVPAYYTSSIYVGDDTNNENNVSKRMTDAKWKEIVDEASDAFDSLNIAQSKRNEGDTLTEWKHVFGSSFNIK
- a CDS encoding DUF4238 domain-containing protein, producing the protein METSKRHHYIPQFLIKNFSDDDNKLWVYNKEEKRILKSKQSPKAIFFDWERNLFDINGTPGDNIEKMYRDVDDLLAKTLEKILSTLTMTGREQTLMLFLVSLMKWRIPKVDDNFYDLVKGVPIENLGFAFRHIDPATKISTDEINRINDLEIIKETKRLLLPIQPLINEETVSEIHKNCFLVSHDGYPALLGDCPIIESQNSDFKMLEDFIFPLSSKETFICKRGAEKSILSPLFYIQKDLTIFHLSKKYVACKSREHLENIVNIYTKLEIENKTHLLTKYVFEFIK
- a CDS encoding phospholipase D-like domain-containing protein; amino-acid sequence: MIIHSNVKESIKKELVNAKSIWVASAMISYKGWLFLQQNLPKEASQNYLIGIDLATDPKVFEAIYTDTNLNARVYETKYTFHPKVYLIQKTDNSFTAFIGSSNTTNWGLEKNVEMNFQINDVAECQKLLVWFKNLYLKGHMIDQKFINEYKIKFKKAAGKAKEIEREINNIKAGFFNDGEMFFSKNQHEIFNGRYHRVNTPDIKKIRREVREKFLKLHQLIYPQFKAYGLSDLYSHHQSREIVSRHFFNPWSGNYINAMWLHYGKSLNHLKTYTTKDKSINKPDSFINNIRMQVIIHEDDIGIWLVLGRNNGSRKDREHFRQQMQNKVFQQKFFDALKKLGNEYWINVPDAPAIQNFKTPADLVKETNKETLEQYFIIGCNIHLQDKRLSTENISSTVLKEFSKLYLLYEMMRHV
- a CDS encoding HORMA-1 domain-containing protein, producing MYGTNTITGTYTVIDIRKTFEGCEADIRTIARRTDKWSMAYVDNLFHDIIELAENGYLETVTITLNNTTTGTAIRAAKFTVNSNGTATSSERAGSNNDWENLSNTNLSVILSYTSKWHNLSAIEQNSFQKTHSFKIGWVSSNVNTNFPHLNSNNAQLYASKGYELQKTNFK